The genomic DNA CCACAACAAAATCTGATCCGACATACCGGCTCCTTCGTGAAACCTCTGGTGGCAAAAAACGGCGCGCGTGATAGTAATTGACGCTGCTCCCTCTGACGAATCGCATGCAATTAGAAATCGAAAATATCACCCAGAAACGACTTGCGCTTGCGCGGGTAGCGCCCCGCGTGATCATCGTCATGATCGTGGCGCCGGCGGCGATCATCATCATCGTCGTCGTGATCGTTACGATCCCGGTCCGGCATAGCGGCCGCCGGGCGTGCGATGATTTTGTCCAGCTCGCCACGATCGAGCCACACCCCGCGGCATTGCGGACAGTAGTCGATTTCAACCCCCTGCCGGTCTGCCATTTTCAATTCGATTTTGCAAACAGGACATTGCTTGGACCACCTCGCTTTGCTTTTCAGTCAGAAGGAAACCATAAAATTGCCCCGGACGGAGCGCAGGCCGGGGCAACGTGACAACTGCAACCAGAATTTTGCACAGGCAGCGCCATGCCAACAGGCTGCCCGTTTTTTTTAAACCACACCGTCGCGTGATCACTCCGCCGTTCCCGGCGGGAGACATGCATTTTGAACTGCCCCGCGGTGCCGGCCACAGCCGGACATCCCGGCGCCGGCCTCAGTACAGCCGCATGTTCTCCAGCCGCGCGATGCGCTCTTCCATCGGCGGGTGGGTGCTGAACAGGTTGAGCAGCGTGCCACCACCGCTGAGCGGACTGACGATGAACATGTGTGCTGTCGCCGGTGTGGCCGCCAGTGGAATCTGCTGGGCGGCGACATGCAATTTGCGCAGCGCACCGGAGAGGTAACGCGGGTTGCCCGCGATGCGCGCGCCTTCCTCATCGGCCAGATATTCGCGGCTGCGGCTGATCGCCATCTGGATCAACATCGCGGCAATGGGGGCAACGATGATGGCGACCAGGGCGACCAGGGGATTCTGCCCCTCCTCTTCGTCGTTGCGGCCGCCACCGAAGAGCATTGCCCATTGCGCCATGTTGGCAATCATGCTGATGGCACCGGCAATGGTGGCGGCAATCGTGCCGATCAGAATGTCGCGGTGCTTGATGTGCGCCAGCTCATGGCCGATCACGCCCGCCAGCTCATCTCGGTTGAGAATGCGCATGATGCCCTCGGTGACCGCCACCGCAGAGTGTTCCGGATTGCGGCCGGTGGCAAAGGCGTTGGGCTGCTCGCCGGGGATGACATAAACCTTGGGCATCGGCAGGCTGGCGCGCGTCGCCAGCGACCGCACAATACTGTACAGGGCCGGATGATCAACCTCGCGCACCTCCTGCGCGCCGTACATCTTCAGCACGATCTTGTCGCTGAACCAGTAACTGAAGAAGTTCATCGCCAGTGCCAGACCAAAGGCGATGAACATGCCCGTTTGTCCGCCGAGCGCCTTGCCGATGACGACGAACAGCGCCGTCAGGCCGGCCATGAGCATGAAGGTCTTGACTCTATTCATGGCATTTTTCCCTTTCAATTTCAATACTTTTGTTCAGGGTGACGACTGCGAAACGCATGCCGTCCGGCCCGAGCGCGGATACGAGGTCACGCACTTCGCAGCCTGTGATTTCCTCCAAACGTTCCTTCAACAGCCATTTCACGCTTTCGAACTGCTGGCTTTTGAATTGGTGAAAGAGACGCCAGTCGGTCTCATTGCGGGCGAGTGCCCGTTCACCCGGAGCAAAGCAGTCGCTGGCACGCACCGTCACCAGATTACCGGACAGAAAGGTTTCGACCGCAGCCGCGTGCTCGCCCAACTGCTGGTTGAGAAAATCAGCAACCAGCGCGCTGATCTGCCGCGCCAGTGCTGCCGTGGCGTTGTTCATTTCCGCACTCCCTGCTGCAGGGTCCAAAAAAAAGCCGGCACCCGAATTCCGGTTTGAATCCGAGCGCCGGCCTACTGTTAGCTTACTGTCTTGTCCTGAAGACGGTACTCTATTCCGTCTGCCCGCGGGTCAAAATTTTCATTGCACGCAAGCCTGTCAAACGGCCGCTCGCTGTTCTTGACAGTCGAGATGTCATTTGCCCGGTTTGCGACCAATGAGACGATGGGATGACGGAGAAAGTTGTACGCCGCGCCCCATTATTTTCGCAGCTCCTCCTCCAAGTTTTTGTTCAGGCAAAAAACAAAAATCCGTTCTCCGGTCTTGGAGCTGATGTCGGTATGCAGAGTGACGATCCGTGCGCCCGTCTTTTCAAAAATGATCTGCTCCAACAAGGGGCGGGCGCTTTCAATCAACCGCATGCGAACCTGCTTGATCACTTGGGCGCCGTCGCGCTCGCCGGCCAGTCTCTCCTCCGCCAGGGTCAGAACGCCGTGCAGACGACTGAGGATCATGTCTTGAATGATGAAGCTGCGGGCTGC from candidate division KSB1 bacterium includes the following:
- a CDS encoding zf-TFIIB domain-containing protein, whose protein sequence is MADRQGVEIDYCPQCRGVWLDRGELDKIIARPAAAMPDRDRNDHDDDDDDRRRRHDHDDDHAGRYPRKRKSFLGDIFDF
- the htpX gene encoding zinc metalloprotease HtpX, whose product is MNRVKTFMLMAGLTALFVVIGKALGGQTGMFIAFGLALAMNFFSYWFSDKIVLKMYGAQEVREVDHPALYSIVRSLATRASLPMPKVYVIPGEQPNAFATGRNPEHSAVAVTEGIMRILNRDELAGVIGHELAHIKHRDILIGTIAATIAGAISMIANMAQWAMLFGGGRNDEEEGQNPLVALVAIIVAPIAAMLIQMAISRSREYLADEEGARIAGNPRYLSGALRKLHVAAQQIPLAATPATAHMFIVSPLSGGGTLLNLFSTHPPMEERIARLENMRLY
- a CDS encoding DUF2294 domain-containing protein, producing MNNATAALARQISALVADFLNQQLGEHAAAVETFLSGNLVTVRASDCFAPGERALARNETDWRLFHQFKSQQFESVKWLLKERLEEITGCEVRDLVSALGPDGMRFAVVTLNKSIEIEREKCHE
- a CDS encoding DUF2294 domain-containing protein; the protein is MTQFEREYLGRGPRAARSFIIQDMILSRLHGVLTLAEERLAGERDGAQVIKQVRMRLIESARPLLEQIIFEKTGARIVTLHTDISSKTGERIFVFCLNKNLEEELRK